The genome window TTTACAGCGCCAACTTAGACGGCGGCGCCGAAAAAAATCAGGAACTGTTCGAGCGGTTTCGGGAGCAGATTCATTATGAGTTTTAAAAACGAAAGGTAAGGAGCAGTCCTGCAATATAGGTGTCAATTTTTTGGCACCTATATTTTTTAAATCAGTTCAGGCAACTGCAAATATGTACTTGCTTAATGTCCGGTTTTGCAGTTTATCGGAAGTTATTTATATTCAACATACTCTTTATATATTTCGAGGAACCGAAAGTGCTGGTCTGGCAGCAGATTGGAAAAATACCAATACAAAAGGGAAATAAAGCTGGCAAAACGACGAAAAAACAGATGCAAAATCCCAAAATATATAGTATAATCATTTATTATAACGTTTCAATAACAAGGAGAAGGAAAATGGCTACTATATTGGATGTCGCAAAGTTAGCAGGGGTATCCCAAGGCACGGCTTCTAATGTCTTGAACGGCAAGGGTAATGTCAGCAGCGAAAAAATTAAGCTGGTGGAAGAAGCGGCCAGACAGCTGGGCTATACGATCAACGAACGGGCTAAAATATTAAGAAAAGGCAGTGGCAATTTGATTGGTGTGATTTTACCGTCAATTGAATATAAGAAATACCGGGAGTTTTATTACAGCTTCAAGCATTTTATTGAGCAAAACGGCTATATTACCGAACTTTTTCTGTCAAACGAAAATCCGCAGACGGAAATTGAGCTGATTCAGCGGGCGCAGGCGATGATGGCGACGGCAGTGGTGACGATTACCTGTATCAAGGAGCCGCGGGATTATTATGCTGAAAAAGGCTTTGATAAAGTTTGTTTTGTGGAAAGAAAGCCGGGATTTGCGGCTGATTACTACGGCTTTGATTATGAAGCGGCCGGCCGGGCGCTGGCTCAGACCACTCTGCAGAAGAAATGCGGCAAGGTTCTTTTGATCACTGACTCGCTCCGCTATTCCAATGAAAAAGAATTTTACACCGGATTTCAGGCAGAATTCAATCGACAGGAAACATCCTTTAACCATATGTCCACTAATATTCGCCGAATTTCACATACCATTTTAAATATGCTGACAGCCAGTGAAAAAATAGACGCGATTGTTACATCGAACATCAGCTTTGCCGAAGAAATCAAGAAAACGGCGGAAGCGTTTAATGATATGGGAAAAGTTCCGATTTATACATCGTCGACAGTGGTGTCTTTGCCGGAAAGAAACTTTTATAAATATGAGTTTAATTACAGCCTGCTGGGGCGCGAGGTGGCGGCAGCAGTGACCCAAAGAGACGCAGCTCGAACCGGACGTGCTTGCATTTTGGCTAATGACGGCTTTCGAAACTGGACTGATATTAAAGCCGGTAAGCACCCGGCTCCCCGGATTCATGTGCTCACTTTGGAAAGCCCGGAAGCGAACATTATGCAGGGGTTGGCTAAATTATACACCGAAGAAACCGGCACCGAAGTTAAAATTTCCATTTTTTCCTATGATGAAATATAT of Lachnospiraceae bacterium oral taxon 500 contains these proteins:
- a CDS encoding transcriptional regulator, giving the protein MATILDVAKLAGVSQGTASNVLNGKGNVSSEKIKLVEEAARQLGYTINERAKILRKGSGNLIGVILPSIEYKKYREFYYSFKHFIEQNGYITELFLSNENPQTEIELIQRAQAMMATAVVTITCIKEPRDYYAEKGFDKVCFVERKPGFAADYYGFDYEAAGRALAQTTLQKKCGKVLLITDSLRYSNEKEFYTGFQAEFNRQETSFNHMSTNIRRISHTILNMLTASEKIDAIVTSNISFAEEIKKTAEAFNDMGKVPIYTSSTVVSLPERNFYKYEFNYSLLGREVAAAVTQRDAARTGRACILANDGFRNWTDIKAGKHPAPRIHVLTLESPEANIMQGLAKLYTEETGTEVKISIFSYDEIYEQFLYSQDSDLYDVLRIDVTWLSWFADRFFVPLEEIDPQIKNVFAEYIPALKGKYSYANGKIYALPVTPSAQLLFYRKDLFESNVNKRLYRERYRKELKVPQTFREYNQIAEFFFDLAGEGAADVKYGTGLTLGNTGVASTEFLARLFSHKKRLYDERGWITVNDEAGLVAMCELIEVQKYAPQKTTRWWTTAAQEFASGELAMMINFSNYASEILGHNSKVAENIGFGVVPGGNPIYGGGTLAVSRNSRYKEDAVSFIKWITKEPVASAMAMLGSVSPCLKTYSKYDIIDTFPWLELSKESFAYSTTNRTPEDGAHPFDEKRFLNILGTAVKNVITGIYTMQEALDQAQELIDKELNFRR